One segment of Streptomyces sp. XD-27 DNA contains the following:
- the argB gene encoding acetylglutamate kinase: MTARKHTALPKARTLIEALPWLTRHHGKTVVVKFGGNAMVDDGLKAAFAQDVVFLRHAGLRPVVVHGGGPQISAQLDRLGLESEFKAGLRVTSPEAMDVVRMVLAGQVQRELVGLLNQHGPLAVGLTGEDAHTMTAIKRYADIDGEQVDIGRVGEVTDIDTGAIQALLDNGRIPVVSSIARSADDGHVYNVNADTAAAALAAALGAETLMVLTDVEGLYADWPDSDDVISQLTASELEKLLPDLASGMVPKMEGCLFAVRNGVTTARVIDGRVPHSILLEIFTDEGIGTMVVPDPVHQGEEA; this comes from the coding sequence ATGACCGCTCGTAAGCACACCGCCCTGCCCAAGGCACGCACCCTCATCGAGGCGCTGCCCTGGCTGACCCGCCATCACGGCAAGACCGTCGTGGTCAAGTTCGGTGGCAACGCCATGGTCGACGACGGGCTCAAGGCCGCGTTCGCCCAGGACGTGGTCTTCCTGCGACACGCTGGCCTGCGCCCCGTCGTCGTGCACGGCGGTGGGCCGCAGATCAGCGCCCAGCTGGACCGGCTCGGCCTGGAGTCGGAGTTCAAGGCGGGGCTGCGCGTCACCAGCCCCGAGGCCATGGACGTCGTCCGGATGGTGCTCGCGGGACAGGTCCAGCGCGAGCTGGTCGGTCTGCTCAACCAGCACGGCCCGCTCGCCGTCGGCCTGACCGGCGAGGACGCGCACACCATGACGGCCATCAAGCGGTACGCCGACATCGACGGCGAACAGGTCGACATCGGCCGGGTCGGCGAGGTCACGGACATCGACACCGGCGCCATCCAGGCCCTGTTGGACAACGGGCGGATCCCGGTGGTGTCCTCCATCGCCCGCAGCGCCGACGACGGCCACGTCTACAACGTCAACGCCGACACCGCGGCCGCCGCCCTCGCCGCCGCGCTGGGCGCCGAGACGCTGATGGTGCTCACCGACGTCGAGGGCCTGTACGCCGACTGGCCCGACAGCGACGACGTCATCAGCCAACTCACCGCGAGTGAACTGGAGAAGCTGCTGCCCGATCTGGCCAGCGGCATGGTCCCCAAGATGGAGGGCTGCCTGTTCGCCGTGCGGAACGGGGTCACCACCGCGCGCGTGATCGACGGACGGGTACCGCACTCCATCCTGCTGGAGATCTTCACCGACGAAGGGATCGGCACCATGGTCGTGCCGGACCCGGTGCATCAAGGGGAGGAAGCATGA
- a CDS encoding acetylornithine transaminase: MSEIPDNTSLTQRWRGALMDNYGTPRLPLAHGEGARVWDADGRAYLDFIGGIAVNALGHAHPAVVRAVSDQIATLGHVSNLYIAEPPVALAERLLHLFGRSGRVYFSNSGAEAVEAAFKIGRRTGRTHMVSTTGGFHGRTMGALALTGQPAKQDPFRPLPGDVTHVPYGDVEALRAAVTTDTALVIIEPIQGENGVVVPPAGYLAAAREITRATGTLLVLDEIQTGIGRTGHWFEHQAQGVEPDVVTLAKGLGGGLPIGATVAFGPAADLLTPGQHGSTFGGNPVACAAALAVLDTIVAEDVLDRVKRAGERLREGIEAIGHPLVSHVRGAGLLLGIVLTESLAPRVQQAAQDAGLLVNAAVPDVIRLAPPLIVGDDVVDTFLQALPTALDAALHAHRVETGSNTSGD; the protein is encoded by the coding sequence ATGAGCGAGATCCCGGACAACACCAGCCTGACGCAGCGTTGGCGGGGTGCGCTGATGGACAACTACGGCACGCCCCGGCTGCCGCTCGCCCACGGCGAGGGCGCGCGGGTGTGGGACGCCGACGGCCGCGCGTACCTGGACTTCATCGGCGGCATCGCCGTGAACGCCCTCGGCCACGCACACCCCGCCGTCGTGCGAGCCGTGTCCGACCAGATCGCCACCCTCGGCCACGTCTCCAACCTCTACATCGCGGAGCCGCCGGTCGCGCTCGCCGAACGGCTGCTCCACCTGTTCGGCCGCTCCGGCCGCGTCTACTTCTCCAACTCCGGTGCCGAGGCCGTCGAGGCCGCATTCAAGATCGGGCGGCGCACGGGCCGCACGCACATGGTGTCCACCACCGGCGGCTTCCACGGCCGCACCATGGGCGCCCTCGCCCTCACCGGGCAGCCCGCCAAGCAGGACCCGTTCCGGCCGCTGCCCGGCGACGTCACCCATGTGCCGTACGGCGACGTCGAGGCCCTGCGGGCCGCGGTGACCACCGACACCGCGCTGGTGATCATCGAGCCGATCCAGGGGGAGAACGGCGTCGTCGTGCCCCCGGCGGGCTACCTTGCGGCGGCGCGCGAGATCACCCGGGCCACCGGGACGCTGCTCGTCCTCGACGAGATCCAGACGGGTATCGGCCGAACGGGCCATTGGTTCGAGCACCAGGCGCAGGGCGTCGAACCGGACGTCGTCACCCTGGCCAAGGGGCTCGGCGGCGGCCTGCCCATCGGCGCCACCGTCGCCTTCGGCCCCGCGGCCGACCTGCTGACGCCCGGTCAGCACGGCTCCACCTTCGGCGGCAACCCGGTCGCGTGCGCCGCCGCGCTCGCCGTGCTGGACACCATCGTCGCCGAGGACGTCCTCGACCGGGTCAAGCGCGCGGGGGAGCGGCTGAGGGAGGGAATCGAGGCGATCGGACATCCGCTGGTCTCCCATGTCCGCGGCGCGGGCCTTCTGCTGGGTATCGTGCTTACAGAATCCCTCGCACCACGGGTGCAGCAGGCGGCTCAGGACGCGGGTCTTCTGGTGAACGCGGCCGTGCCGGACGTCATTCGGCTCGCCCCGCCGCTCATCGTCGGCGACGACGTCGTGGACACCTTCCTCCAGGCGCTCCCCACGGCCCTGGACGCGGCCCTGCACGCCCACCGCGTGGAGACGGGGTCCAACACATCCGGAGACTGA